A window of Lentibacillus sp. Marseille-P4043 contains these coding sequences:
- a CDS encoding elongation factor G produces MNKTIGIVAHVDAGKTTFSEQLLYHTKSIRQKGRVDHRDAYLDRHDIEKARGITVFADQGLITYKDSNYFLIDTPGHVDFSPEMERAIQVMDYAIVMVSAVEGVEGHTETVWQLLQKHHIPTFFFINKTDREGANATGVLDEIRTNLTEDVCDLTTTFHNGEMKEELIEFIAERDEQLLEYYMESGYDKNLWLQTLQQHIKENKIFACSSGSALQDIGVIDFFDSLDQLTKTFYSDDGDFAGQVYKIRYDDGIRVTFLKAVNGSVRVRDEISYGDEENRVTEKVTQLRIYHGGSFKTVDRVAAGEIFGVVGLSKASVGDGVGTLKEKVRYEMVPTLKSKVVFDSSVHVKEVLQCFDILDAEDPSLHVLWDENFQEIYIHVMGVIQLEVLEQLVKNRFGFNISFAEPKILYKETVERQVIGYGHFEPLKHYAEVHLNIEPTERNSGIIFESDCHPNDLSVGNQNLIRRHLFERYHHGLLTGSALTDVKITLLTGKAHNKHTSGGDFREATYRALRQGLEKAKNVLLEPYYNFKVKVELDHIGRVLSDIQQAHGTFDPPETIGDKVIVQGRVPVATFMNYNFMFASFTHGKGRLNLQFGGYDRCHNEEAVIKRLDYDKDADLEYTSNSIFCAKGQGYKVPWDQAENKMHCL; encoded by the coding sequence ATGAATAAGACAATCGGAATAGTAGCACATGTTGATGCCGGGAAGACAACCTTTTCCGAGCAACTGCTTTACCATACAAAAAGTATCCGGCAAAAAGGCCGTGTTGACCATCGAGATGCTTATCTTGATCGTCATGATATTGAAAAGGCACGTGGAATTACGGTTTTTGCAGATCAAGGACTAATTACATATAAAGATTCCAATTATTTTTTGATTGACACTCCTGGGCATGTCGATTTTTCCCCGGAAATGGAACGAGCCATCCAGGTGATGGATTATGCCATTGTCATGGTTAGTGCGGTTGAAGGTGTAGAAGGGCATACAGAAACGGTTTGGCAATTGCTGCAAAAACATCATATTCCCACATTTTTCTTCATCAATAAAACGGATCGTGAAGGTGCTAATGCAACAGGTGTCTTGGACGAAATTCGTACCAATCTAACAGAAGATGTATGTGATCTTACAACAACTTTTCATAATGGGGAAATGAAGGAAGAGTTAATTGAATTTATTGCAGAGCGTGATGAACAGCTTCTTGAATATTATATGGAGTCAGGTTATGACAAAAATTTATGGTTACAAACATTACAACAACATATAAAGGAAAATAAAATTTTTGCTTGTTCTAGTGGTTCAGCATTACAGGATATTGGTGTTATTGATTTTTTTGATAGCCTGGATCAACTTACCAAAACATTTTATTCGGATGATGGTGATTTTGCTGGTCAAGTTTATAAAATTCGCTATGACGATGGGATTAGGGTAACTTTTCTAAAAGCAGTTAATGGTTCAGTACGTGTTCGAGATGAGATTAGCTATGGTGATGAAGAAAATAGGGTGACGGAGAAAGTAACACAATTAAGAATTTATCATGGCGGAAGTTTTAAGACAGTTGATCGAGTTGCAGCAGGCGAAATTTTTGGTGTTGTCGGGTTATCGAAGGCGTCTGTTGGAGATGGGGTAGGTACGCTTAAAGAAAAGGTTCGTTATGAAATGGTACCAACCTTAAAGTCTAAAGTTGTCTTTGATTCATCTGTCCATGTAAAAGAAGTATTGCAGTGCTTCGATATCCTGGATGCAGAAGACCCATCTTTACACGTTTTATGGGATGAAAATTTTCAAGAAATCTATATCCATGTTATGGGAGTCATCCAGCTGGAGGTATTGGAACAGCTTGTCAAAAATAGATTCGGTTTTAATATTTCTTTTGCCGAACCTAAAATTCTCTATAAAGAAACAGTTGAAAGGCAAGTAATTGGTTATGGGCATTTTGAACCATTAAAGCATTATGCTGAAGTACATCTCAACATAGAGCCGACTGAAAGAAACAGTGGCATTATCTTTGAGTCGGATTGTCATCCAAATGATTTGTCGGTTGGAAATCAAAATTTAATTCGGCGTCATTTGTTCGAGCGATATCATCATGGTCTATTAACGGGTTCAGCGCTCACAGATGTAAAAATCACCTTATTAACTGGAAAGGCGCATAATAAGCACACCTCTGGCGGAGATTTCCGAGAGGCTACATACCGAGCATTACGACAAGGGTTGGAAAAAGCGAAAAATGTATTATTGGAACCATATTATAACTTTAAAGTAAAAGTAGAATTAGACCATATTGGGAGGGTGTTATCAGACATTCAGCAAGCACACGGAACTTTTGACCCGCCGGAAACGATAGGGGACAAGGTGATTGTACAGGGTAGAGTACCTGTGGCAACATTTATGAACTATAACTTCATGTTTGCTTCTTTTACTCACGGGAAAGGAAGGTTAAATCTTCAGTTTGGCGGGTATGACCGTTGCCATAATGAAGAAGCGGTCATAAAAAGATTGGATTATGATAAGGACGCCGATCTGGAATACACCTCCAACTCTATTTTTTGTGCAAAAGGTCAAGGGTATAAAGTACCTTGGGATCAGGCAGAGAATAAGATGCATTGTTTGTAG
- the ssuE gene encoding NADPH-dependent FMN reductase has translation MSEIAILSGSPSAYSRSEQVLKYLGTLLKQEDFSVTHISVKDVPPETLFSGDFDTPAIREIATLTQAAKGVIVGSPVYKGAYSGVLKALLDILPQDVLKHKPVLPLMTGGSMSHLLAIEYALKPVLATLKGYNLKGIYVLDSQIDKQKKNPIVDEDILQRTKKQLHYFVELVYKQNALAASLY, from the coding sequence ATGAGTGAAATTGCTATTTTATCTGGGAGTCCATCAGCATATTCCCGATCGGAACAGGTCCTGAAATATTTGGGAACTTTACTTAAACAGGAAGATTTTTCGGTAACCCATATTTCGGTTAAAGATGTGCCACCTGAAACTTTATTTTCGGGAGACTTTGATACTCCGGCCATCCGGGAAATCGCGACATTAACTCAGGCGGCTAAAGGTGTCATAGTTGGTTCGCCTGTGTATAAAGGCGCTTATTCGGGAGTTTTAAAAGCACTGCTTGATATACTTCCGCAAGATGTGCTCAAACATAAACCTGTCCTCCCGCTCATGACTGGTGGGAGTATGTCTCATCTTCTAGCAATTGAATATGCATTAAAACCTGTGCTAGCAACATTAAAAGGATATAATCTAAAAGGTATCTATGTACTTGATAGTCAGATTGATAAACAAAAGAAAAATCCAATAGTTGATGAGGACATTTTACAACGCACTAAAAAGCAATTACATTACTTTGTGGAATTGGTGTATAAACAAAATGCACTAGCAGCTTCATTGTATTAA
- a CDS encoding ectoine synthase, with protein MIVKSLEDIKGTEDETSGENWTSRRFLLKKDNVGFSVNDTLIKAGTENYFWYKNHIEAVYCIEGEGEIEKVETGEVWQLKAGTMYTLDENDKHLLRARTQMRMVCVFNPPLVGTETHNEEGYYPLLTE; from the coding sequence ATGATCGTAAAATCACTTGAAGATATTAAAGGTACTGAGGACGAAACATCAGGAGAAAACTGGACGAGTCGCCGATTTTTATTAAAAAAAGACAATGTTGGTTTTAGTGTGAATGATACATTAATCAAAGCTGGTACAGAGAATTATTTTTGGTATAAAAACCATATTGAAGCAGTTTATTGTATTGAAGGCGAAGGAGAAATTGAAAAAGTAGAAACTGGTGAAGTGTGGCAACTTAAAGCAGGAACAATGTATACACTAGATGAGAATGATAAGCACCTACTTCGCGCAAGAACACAAATGCGCATGGTGTGTGTATTTAATCCGCCACTTGTTGGAACAGAAACACATAATGAAGAAGGTTACTATCCGTTGTTGACGGAATAA
- the ectB gene encoding diaminobutyrate--2-oxoglutarate transaminase encodes MKTFEELESTVRSYSRGWPTIFTKAKGYKLWDIDDKEYIDFFAGAGTLNYGHNNEAMQEKIIDYIRNDGIIHSLDMGTTPRQKFLERFNDVILTPRELDYKIMFPGPTGTNTVESALKIARKVTGRDTVISFTNAFHGMTIGSLSVTGNSFKRHGAGIPLNHSVSMPFDGYMDGQDTIAYLERFLEDSGSGVALPAAIILETVQGEGGINAARMEWLKKIENICKRWDILLIIDDVQAGCGRTGTFFSFEPAGINPDVVCLSKSIGGIGLPMAITLIKPEYDQWGPGEHNGTFRGNNLAFIAASEALTNWETDEFSQSIKEKALILKEGIQSIIKKFPELNGEARGRGLMQGIAIDNTNDVTSKICSEAFERGLIVETSGPNDEVIKFLPPLIIDKEGLKIGLGILEESINHVLA; translated from the coding sequence ATGAAAACGTTTGAAGAACTTGAGTCTACAGTAAGAAGTTACAGCAGAGGCTGGCCAACTATCTTTACAAAGGCTAAAGGATATAAGTTGTGGGATATAGATGATAAAGAATATATTGATTTCTTTGCAGGTGCCGGGACATTAAATTATGGTCATAACAATGAGGCAATGCAGGAGAAAATAATTGATTATATACGTAATGATGGAATAATCCATAGCCTCGACATGGGAACAACACCGAGACAAAAATTCTTAGAACGATTTAATGACGTTATTCTTACACCCCGTGAACTCGACTATAAAATTATGTTTCCTGGACCAACGGGAACAAACACAGTCGAAAGCGCCCTTAAAATTGCCAGAAAGGTTACTGGTCGTGATACCGTTATTAGCTTCACAAACGCATTCCACGGTATGACAATTGGTTCCCTTTCTGTTACAGGAAATTCATTCAAACGCCATGGTGCTGGAATTCCGCTCAACCATTCTGTTTCAATGCCATTTGACGGATACATGGATGGTCAAGATACAATTGCATATTTGGAACGTTTTCTAGAAGATAGTGGAAGCGGTGTAGCATTACCAGCAGCAATTATTTTAGAAACCGTTCAAGGTGAAGGTGGAATAAATGCTGCAAGAATGGAATGGCTGAAAAAAATAGAAAATATTTGTAAACGTTGGGACATTTTATTAATTATTGATGATGTTCAAGCAGGATGTGGCAGAACAGGTACTTTCTTTAGTTTTGAGCCTGCTGGTATTAATCCAGATGTTGTCTGCCTTTCTAAATCGATCGGCGGTATTGGCCTACCAATGGCTATTACACTGATTAAACCAGAATATGATCAATGGGGGCCTGGTGAGCATAATGGAACATTCCGAGGCAATAACCTTGCATTTATTGCTGCATCAGAAGCATTGACCAATTGGGAAACAGATGAATTCAGTCAGTCAATTAAAGAGAAGGCGCTTATTTTAAAGGAAGGTATTCAATCGATTATCAAAAAATTCCCAGAACTAAATGGAGAGGCTCGTGGTAGAGGTCTAATGCAGGGAATTGCCATCGACAATACAAATGATGTTACTAGTAAAATTTGTTCGGAAGCATTTGAACGTGGATTAATAGTTGAAACTTCAGGACCAAATGATGAAGTTATTAAGTTCCTTCCGCCGCTTATCATTGATAAAGAAGGTTTGAAAATAGGACTTGGAATTTTGGAAGAAAGTATAAATCACGTTCTTGCATAA